In Streptomyces seoulensis, the following are encoded in one genomic region:
- the mycP gene encoding type VII secretion-associated serine protease mycosin — protein MRSAVGVLPAKATLLTAAVLLTTLGTAPPAPALHLDGSGECTFPAKTVKGTPWSLQRVLLDELWRGTDKGKGVRVAVIDTGVDTKNPQLGPAVDKGLGRDFLTKGKGADPTDDQVGHGTKVAGIIAARPRAGTGFVGLAPNATIIPIRQNDARNSGDSDSMAQAIDHAVAKGAGVINISQDTTKPLSGTSALAGAVRRALAHGVVVVASAGNDGLDGKVKNTYPAAFPGVLAVASSDRNNERAPFSQAGSFVGVAAPGVDILSTVPGGGQCTDNGTSFSAPFVAGVAALLKEKHRDWSPAQIVTRIEQTAERSVNGHDNFVGWGVVDPVRAVQDSDLAAAPASPTPDPGLSKAPVPDVAPFSLAESPEERDRRYATYALGIAVVLVAVIAGTAVVTRDLRRRRKR, from the coding sequence ATGAGGAGCGCCGTAGGAGTGCTGCCCGCGAAGGCAACCCTGCTGACCGCCGCCGTACTGCTGACCACCCTCGGCACCGCCCCGCCCGCACCCGCCCTCCACCTGGACGGCAGCGGCGAGTGCACCTTCCCCGCCAAGACCGTCAAAGGCACCCCCTGGTCGCTCCAGCGTGTGCTGCTGGACGAGCTGTGGCGCGGCACCGACAAGGGCAAGGGCGTCCGGGTGGCCGTCATCGACACCGGCGTCGACACCAAGAACCCGCAGTTGGGACCGGCCGTCGACAAGGGCCTCGGCCGTGACTTCCTGACCAAGGGCAAGGGCGCCGACCCCACCGACGACCAGGTCGGCCACGGCACCAAGGTCGCCGGGATCATCGCGGCCCGCCCCCGCGCGGGCACCGGGTTCGTCGGGCTCGCCCCCAACGCCACCATCATCCCGATCCGGCAGAACGACGCGCGGAACAGCGGCGACTCCGACTCGATGGCCCAGGCGATCGACCACGCGGTGGCCAAGGGCGCCGGGGTCATCAACATCTCCCAGGACACCACCAAGCCGCTCTCCGGCACCTCCGCCCTCGCCGGGGCCGTCCGCCGGGCGCTCGCGCACGGGGTCGTGGTGGTCGCCTCCGCGGGCAACGACGGCCTGGACGGCAAGGTCAAGAACACCTACCCGGCAGCCTTCCCCGGTGTCCTCGCCGTCGCCTCCTCCGACCGCAACAACGAACGCGCCCCCTTCTCCCAGGCGGGCTCCTTCGTCGGCGTCGCCGCGCCCGGCGTGGACATCCTGTCCACCGTCCCCGGCGGCGGCCAGTGCACCGACAACGGCACCAGCTTCTCGGCGCCCTTCGTCGCGGGCGTCGCGGCCCTCCTCAAGGAGAAGCACCGCGACTGGAGCCCGGCCCAGATCGTCACCCGCATCGAGCAGACCGCCGAACGCTCGGTCAACGGCCACGACAACTTCGTCGGCTGGGGCGTGGTCGACCCGGTCCGGGCCGTCCAGGACTCCGACCTTGCGGCCGCACCGGCCAGCCCGACGCCCGACCCGGGTCTGTCGAAGGCTCCGGTGCCCGACGTGGCGCCCTTCTCGCTGGCCGAGTCGCCCGAGGAGCGCGACCGGCGCTACGCGACCTACGCGCTCGGCATCGCCGTCGTCCTCGTCGCGGTCATCGCGGGCACGGCCGTCGTCACGCGCGATCTGCGCCGCCGCCGGAAGCGTTGA